A window of the Cynocephalus volans isolate mCynVol1 chromosome 10, mCynVol1.pri, whole genome shotgun sequence genome harbors these coding sequences:
- the FFAR2 gene encoding free fatty acid receptor 2 yields the protein MMPNLHSSMILAAYIIIFLTGLPANLLALRAFMGRVRQPQPAPVHILLLSLTLTDLLLLLLLPFKIMEAASNFRWYLPDVVCALTGFAFFSSIYCSTWLLAGISIERYLGVAFPVQYKLSRRPLYGVIAALVSWIMSFGHCTIVIIVQYLNSTQQAGYGHEVTCYQNFTQEQLDVLLPVRLEVCLVLFFIPMAVTIFCYWRFVWIMLTQPHVGAQRRRRAVGLAVVTLLNFLVCFAPYNISHLVGFFTRESPEWRAEAVVFSSLNASLDPLLFYFSSSVVRRTFGKGLQLLRNQGSSLLGCRGKETAEVTNGDRGVSQAEGAPNLDFITD from the coding sequence ATGATGCCCAATTTGCACAGCTCCATGATCCTCGCGGCTTACATCATCATCTTCCTCACTGGTCTCCCCGCCAACCTGCTGGCTCTGCGGGCCTTCATGGGGCGGGTCCGCCAGCCCCAGCCCGCACCCGTGCACATCCTCCTGCTCAGCCTGACGCTGACTgacctcctgctgctgctgctgctgcccttcaAGATCATGGAGGCTGCGTCCAACTTTCGCTGGTACCTGCCTGATGTAGTCTGCGCCCTCACGGGTTTTGCCTTTTTCAGCAGCATCTACTGCAGCACTTGGCTCCTGGCGGGTATCAGCATTGAGCGCTACCTGGGAGTGGCTTTCCCTGTGCAGTACAAGCTCTCCCGTCGGCCCCTGTATGGAGTGATTGCTGCTCTGGTCTCCTGGATCATGTCCTTTGGTCACTGCACCATTGTGATCATCGTTCAGTACTTGAACTCAACCCAGCAGGCGGGATACGGCCATGAAGTTACCTGCTATCAGAACTTCACCCAAGAGCAGCTGGACGTGTTGCTGCCCGTGCGGCTGGAGGTGTGCCTGGTGCTCTTCTTCATCCCCATGGCGGTCACCATCTTCTGCTACTGGCGCTTTGTGTGGATCATGCTCACCCAGCCCCATGTCGGGGCCCAGAGGCGGCGCCGAGCTGTGGGGCTGGCTGTGGTGACACTTCTCAATTTCCTGGTGTGCTTTGCGCCTTACAACATATCCCACCTGGTGGGGTTTTTCACGAGGGAAAGCCCCGAATGGCGGGCGGAAGCTGTGGTGTTCAGTTCACTCAACGCCAGTCTGGACCCCctgcttttctatttctcttcttcgGTGGTGCGCAGAACCTTTGGGAAAGGGCTGCAGCTGCTGCGGAATCAGGGCTCCTCCCTGTTGGGATGCAGAGGCAAAGAGACAGCAGAGGTAACGAATGGGGACAGGGGTGTAAGTCAAGCAGAAGGGGCGCCAAATTTGGACTTCATCACTGACTAG